The Oncorhynchus mykiss isolate Arlee chromosome 28, USDA_OmykA_1.1, whole genome shotgun sequence genome includes a window with the following:
- the LOC110509173 gene encoding UDP-glucuronosyltransferase 1A1 isoform X2 encodes MREGERQRIFNKETHDKNTRRQSRKVLIYLVVTRERERERERERERERERERERERERERDMGVTAVVGMCLLWVCASALGQSGGRIETSDSRGGSIETSGGSIETGGSIETSGGIETSGGSVETGGSIESSGGSVETGGSIETSGGSIETGGSIETGGGSIENGGGSIETSGGSIETRGGSIETRGGSIETSGGSIENGSPGRADHLTSDTSGTSDDTSSPEIVIGQTVDSGNDGTGVGGPTGSVGRLLVIPMDGSHWVGVKAIAEEMGRRGHQVTVVIPEGFDAVLTDPLVPTGSLIARRLGVPSVCLLRGIPCGLDLASAACPSPPSYVPRFFTKYTHSMSFPQRVGNVLVSLVEPLLCRLLYLRFDQLANRFLGEDVGVAEVLADTALWLLRYDFTLEFPRPLMPNMVLVGGINCHVRNPLPQELEQWVSGEHGFMVFSLGSMVASLPEDITHIFLQAFTLIPQKVLWRYSGPVPGNVPDNVKMMKWIPQNDLLAHHGARAFLTHSGTHGLYEGVCHAVPMVMLPLFGDQPDNAQRLASKGVGVVLDINHITVETLLQALDEVVNNPRYKSSVLKLSAIHKDQPVDPLELSAYWTEFVMRHKGAGHLRAAAHDLNWFQYHSLDVIGLLIVAATAVVMMTLKCLSLCVRRFTTRKIKED; translated from the exons atgagagagggagaaagacaaagGATATTTAATAAGGAGACACATGACAAGAACACAAGAAGACAGTCAAGAAAGGTTCTCATTTATCTTGtagtgacgagagagagagagagagagagagagagagagagagagagagagagagagagagagagagagagagagagagagagagagagagatatgggggtaACAGCAGTTGTGGGTATGTGCCTGTTGTGGGTATGTGCCTCAGCCCTGGGGCAGAGTGGTGGTAGGATAGAGACTAGTGATAGTCGTGGTGGTAGTATAGagactagtggtggtagtatagaGACTGGTGGTAGTATAGAGACTAGTGGTGGTATAGAGACTAGTGGTGGTAGTGTAGAGACTGGTGGTAGTATAGAGTCTAGTGGTGGTAGTGTAGAGACTGGTGGTAGTATAGagactagtggtggtagtatagaGACTGGTGGTAGTATAGAGACTGGTGGTGGTAGTATAGagaatggtggtggtagtatagagactagtggtggtagtatagaGACTAGGGGTGGTAGTATAGAGACTAGGGGTGGTAGTATAGagactagtggtggtagtatagaGAATGGTTCACCTGGTAGAGCAGACCATTTAACTAGTGATACTAGTGGAACTAGTGATGACACTAGTAGCCCTGAGATTGTAATTGGTCAAACCGTTGATAGTGGTAATGATGGAACTGGCGTCGGTGGTCCGACTGGTTCCGTGGGCCGTCTGCTGGTAATACCGATGGACGGAAGCCACTGGGTGGGGGTTAAGGCCATCGCCGAGGAGATGGGTCGCCGTGGACACCAGGTTACCGTGGTGATCCCCGAG ggttttGATGCAGTGTTGACCGACCCGCTGGTCCCTACAGGCAGTCTGATAGCCAGGCGTCTGGGCGTTCCGTCTGTGTGTCTGCTCAGAGGGATACCCTGTGGTCTGGACCTGGCCTCAGCCGCCTGCCCTTCTCCTCCATCTTACGTTCCACGCTTCTTCACCAAATACACACATAGCATGAGCTTTCCACAAAGGGTGGGCAATGTACTG GTGAGTCTGGTGGAGCCGTTGCTATGCCGACTGCTGTACTTGCGCTTCGACCAGCTGGCCAATCGCTTCCTGGGAGAGGATGTGGGTGTGGCCGAGGTACTGGCAGACACCGCCCTCTGGTTGCTAAG GTATGACTTTACGCTGGAGTTTCCTCGCCCTCTCATGCCTAATATGGTGCTGGTGGGAGGGATCAACTGCCATGTCAGGAACCCTCTGCCACAG gagctggAGCAGTGGGTGTCAGGGGAACATGGCTTCATGGTGTTCTCTCTGGGCTCCATGGTGGCGTCTCTACCAGAAGACATCACTCACATCTTCCTACAGGCCTTCACCCTCATACCACAGAAG gtcctgTGGCGGTACTCTGGGCCTGTTCCTGGCAACGTTCCAGACAACGTGAAGATGATGAAGTGGATCCCTCAGAATGATCTGCTGG CTCACCATGGTGCACGGGCCTTCCTGACCCACAGCGGGACCCATGGTCTGTACGAGGGGGTGTGTCACGCCGTTCCCATGGTGATGCTGCCGTTGTTTGGCGACCAACCTGACAACGCTCAGCGATTGGCCAGTAAGGGAGTGGGCGTGGTTCTGGATATTAACCATATCACAGTGGAAACACTGCTACAGGCGCTGGACGAGGTTGTCAACAACCCCAG GTATAAGTCCAGTGTGCTGAAGCTCTCAGCCATTCACAAGGACCAACCAGTGGACCCCCTGGAGCTCTCTGCCTATTGGACAGAGTTTGTGATGCGCCACAAAGGGGCAGGCCACCTGAGAGCCGCCGCCCACGACCTCAATTGGTTCCAGTACCACAGCTTGGATGTGATTGGCCTGTTGATCGTCGCGGCGACGGCCGTTGTCATGATGACGTTAAAGTGCTTATCGCTGTGCGTGCGGAGGTTCACAACCAGGAAGATTAAGGAGGACTGA
- the LOC110509173 gene encoding UDP-glucuronosyltransferase 1A1 isoform X1: protein MREGERQRIFNKETHDKNTRRQSRKVLIYLVVTRERERERERERERERERERERERERERDMGVTAVVGMCLLWVCASALGQSGGRIETSDSRGGSIETSGGSIETGGSIETSGGIETSGGSVETGGSIESSGGSVETGGSIETSGGSIETGGSIETGGGSIENGGGSIETSGGSIETRGGSIETRGGSIETSGGSIENGSPGRADHLTSDTSGTSDDTSSPEIVIGQTVDSGNDGTGVGGPTGSVGRLLVIPMDGSHWVGVKAIAEEMGRRGHQVTVVIPEVSMRLGPSSNCRTVSYPVPYGQETVDMLMDKHADNLRAATLPLVERMTQRMANIQNVSSFILTTAESLLFNTTLITSLEQQGFDAVLTDPLVPTGSLIARRLGVPSVCLLRGIPCGLDLASAACPSPPSYVPRFFTKYTHSMSFPQRVGNVLVSLVEPLLCRLLYLRFDQLANRFLGEDVGVAEVLADTALWLLRYDFTLEFPRPLMPNMVLVGGINCHVRNPLPQELEQWVSGEHGFMVFSLGSMVASLPEDITHIFLQAFTLIPQKVLWRYSGPVPGNVPDNVKMMKWIPQNDLLAHHGARAFLTHSGTHGLYEGVCHAVPMVMLPLFGDQPDNAQRLASKGVGVVLDINHITVETLLQALDEVVNNPRYKSSVLKLSAIHKDQPVDPLELSAYWTEFVMRHKGAGHLRAAAHDLNWFQYHSLDVIGLLIVAATAVVMMTLKCLSLCVRRFTTRKIKED from the exons atgagagagggagaaagacaaagGATATTTAATAAGGAGACACATGACAAGAACACAAGAAGACAGTCAAGAAAGGTTCTCATTTATCTTGtagtgacgagagagagagagagagagagagagagagagagagagagagagagagagagagagagagagagagagagagagagagagagagatatgggggtaACAGCAGTTGTGGGTATGTGCCTGTTGTGGGTATGTGCCTCAGCCCTGGGGCAGAGTGGTGGTAGGATAGAGACTAGTGATAGTCGTGGTGGTAGTATAGagactagtggtggtagtatagaGACTGGTGGTAGTATAGAGACTAGTGGTGGTATAGAGACTAGTGGTGGTAGTGTAGAGACTGGTGGTAGTATAGAGTCTAGTGGTGGTAGTGTAGAGACTGGTGGTAGTATAGagactagtggtggtagtatagaGACTGGTGGTAGTATAGAGACTGGTGGTGGTAGTATAGagaatggtggtggtagtatagagactagtggtggtagtatagaGACTAGGGGTGGTAGTATAGAGACTAGGGGTGGTAGTATAGagactagtggtggtagtatagaGAATGGTTCACCTGGTAGAGCAGACCATTTAACTAGTGATACTAGTGGAACTAGTGATGACACTAGTAGCCCTGAGATTGTAATTGGTCAAACCGTTGATAGTGGTAATGATGGAACTGGCGTCGGTGGTCCGACTGGTTCCGTGGGCCGTCTGCTGGTAATACCGATGGACGGAAGCCACTGGGTGGGGGTTAAGGCCATCGCCGAGGAGATGGGTCGCCGTGGACACCAGGTTACCGTGGTGATCCCCGAGGTGAGCATGCGTCTGGGCCCCAGCAGCAACTGCAGGACTGTGTCATATCCTGTCCCATACGGCCAGGAGACAGTGGACATGCTGATGGACAAGCATGCAGATAACCTGCGTGCTGCCACACTGCCCCTAGTGGAGCGGATGACTCAACGCATGGCTAATATCCAGAATGTCAGCTCCTTCATACTGACTACTGCTGAGAGTCTGCTGTTCAACACCACACTAATCACATCTCTGGAACAGCAG ggttttGATGCAGTGTTGACCGACCCGCTGGTCCCTACAGGCAGTCTGATAGCCAGGCGTCTGGGCGTTCCGTCTGTGTGTCTGCTCAGAGGGATACCCTGTGGTCTGGACCTGGCCTCAGCCGCCTGCCCTTCTCCTCCATCTTACGTTCCACGCTTCTTCACCAAATACACACATAGCATGAGCTTTCCACAAAGGGTGGGCAATGTACTG GTGAGTCTGGTGGAGCCGTTGCTATGCCGACTGCTGTACTTGCGCTTCGACCAGCTGGCCAATCGCTTCCTGGGAGAGGATGTGGGTGTGGCCGAGGTACTGGCAGACACCGCCCTCTGGTTGCTAAG GTATGACTTTACGCTGGAGTTTCCTCGCCCTCTCATGCCTAATATGGTGCTGGTGGGAGGGATCAACTGCCATGTCAGGAACCCTCTGCCACAG gagctggAGCAGTGGGTGTCAGGGGAACATGGCTTCATGGTGTTCTCTCTGGGCTCCATGGTGGCGTCTCTACCAGAAGACATCACTCACATCTTCCTACAGGCCTTCACCCTCATACCACAGAAG gtcctgTGGCGGTACTCTGGGCCTGTTCCTGGCAACGTTCCAGACAACGTGAAGATGATGAAGTGGATCCCTCAGAATGATCTGCTGG CTCACCATGGTGCACGGGCCTTCCTGACCCACAGCGGGACCCATGGTCTGTACGAGGGGGTGTGTCACGCCGTTCCCATGGTGATGCTGCCGTTGTTTGGCGACCAACCTGACAACGCTCAGCGATTGGCCAGTAAGGGAGTGGGCGTGGTTCTGGATATTAACCATATCACAGTGGAAACACTGCTACAGGCGCTGGACGAGGTTGTCAACAACCCCAG GTATAAGTCCAGTGTGCTGAAGCTCTCAGCCATTCACAAGGACCAACCAGTGGACCCCCTGGAGCTCTCTGCCTATTGGACAGAGTTTGTGATGCGCCACAAAGGGGCAGGCCACCTGAGAGCCGCCGCCCACGACCTCAATTGGTTCCAGTACCACAGCTTGGATGTGATTGGCCTGTTGATCGTCGCGGCGACGGCCGTTGTCATGATGACGTTAAAGTGCTTATCGCTGTGCGTGCGGAGGTTCACAACCAGGAAGATTAAGGAGGACTGA
- the LOC110509173 gene encoding UDP-glucuronosyltransferase 1A8 isoform X3, with protein sequence MPNMVLVGGINCHVRNPLPQELEQWVSGEHGFMVFSLGSMVASLPEDITHIFLQAFTLIPQKVLWRYSGPVPGNVPDNVKMMKWIPQNDLLAHHGARAFLTHSGTHGLYEGVCHAVPMVMLPLFGDQPDNAQRLASKGVGVVLDINHITVETLLQALDEVVNNPRYKSSVLKLSAIHKDQPVDPLELSAYWTEFVMRHKGAGHLRAAAHDLNWFQYHSLDVIGLLIVAATAVVMMTLKCLSLCVRRFTTRKIKED encoded by the exons ATGCCTAATATGGTGCTGGTGGGAGGGATCAACTGCCATGTCAGGAACCCTCTGCCACAG gagctggAGCAGTGGGTGTCAGGGGAACATGGCTTCATGGTGTTCTCTCTGGGCTCCATGGTGGCGTCTCTACCAGAAGACATCACTCACATCTTCCTACAGGCCTTCACCCTCATACCACAGAAG gtcctgTGGCGGTACTCTGGGCCTGTTCCTGGCAACGTTCCAGACAACGTGAAGATGATGAAGTGGATCCCTCAGAATGATCTGCTGG CTCACCATGGTGCACGGGCCTTCCTGACCCACAGCGGGACCCATGGTCTGTACGAGGGGGTGTGTCACGCCGTTCCCATGGTGATGCTGCCGTTGTTTGGCGACCAACCTGACAACGCTCAGCGATTGGCCAGTAAGGGAGTGGGCGTGGTTCTGGATATTAACCATATCACAGTGGAAACACTGCTACAGGCGCTGGACGAGGTTGTCAACAACCCCAG GTATAAGTCCAGTGTGCTGAAGCTCTCAGCCATTCACAAGGACCAACCAGTGGACCCCCTGGAGCTCTCTGCCTATTGGACAGAGTTTGTGATGCGCCACAAAGGGGCAGGCCACCTGAGAGCCGCCGCCCACGACCTCAATTGGTTCCAGTACCACAGCTTGGATGTGATTGGCCTGTTGATCGTCGCGGCGACGGCCGTTGTCATGATGACGTTAAAGTGCTTATCGCTGTGCGTGCGGAGGTTCACAACCAGGAAGATTAAGGAGGACTGA